In Chryseobacterium turcicum, a single window of DNA contains:
- a CDS encoding porin, with product MKKILFVLSAVCGITASAQNDSINKPFTVSGYAEVYYTADFNNPKNNNRPGFVYSHNRNNEVNINLAFIKTAYNTENIRANLALAAGTYMNANYAAEQDVMKNVYEANAGLKISKKHNLWIDAGVFPSHLGFESAIGKDNWTLTRSLFADNSPYFETGAKISYTSESGKWFVSGLVLNGWQRIQRVDGNSTPAFGHQLIFKPNEKLTLNSSSFIGNDKPDSIRQMRYFHNLYAIYQINKKFGLTAGFDIGAEQKVKGSNQYNIWYTPVLIVKYNATDKLSFTVRGEYYQDEKGVIISTGTENGFKTFGYSLNLDYQISPNLVWRTEIRNLSSKDAIFMNRTDEFNKNSLTATTALAISF from the coding sequence ATGAAAAAAATACTTTTTGTTTTGTCGGCCGTATGCGGAATTACTGCATCTGCTCAAAATGATTCAATCAATAAACCCTTTACTGTAAGCGGATATGCTGAAGTTTACTATACAGCAGATTTTAATAATCCTAAAAACAATAACCGACCGGGATTTGTGTACAGCCACAATAGAAATAATGAAGTCAATATCAATTTAGCTTTTATAAAAACAGCCTATAATACAGAAAATATACGAGCTAATCTTGCTCTTGCAGCAGGAACTTACATGAATGCCAATTATGCAGCCGAACAAGACGTGATGAAAAATGTGTATGAAGCTAATGCAGGTTTAAAAATCTCTAAAAAACATAATCTCTGGATTGATGCCGGAGTTTTCCCATCCCATTTAGGTTTTGAAAGTGCAATAGGAAAAGATAACTGGACACTCACAAGAAGTCTTTTCGCAGACAATTCTCCCTATTTCGAAACGGGAGCAAAGATTTCTTATACTTCAGAAAGCGGAAAATGGTTTGTAAGTGGTTTGGTTCTCAACGGTTGGCAACGCATTCAAAGAGTTGATGGAAATTCTACTCCTGCATTCGGGCATCAACTGATATTTAAGCCTAATGAAAAATTGACTCTAAACAGCAGCTCGTTCATAGGAAATGATAAGCCCGACAGTATTCGACAGATGAGGTATTTTCATAATCTGTATGCAATCTATCAAATCAATAAAAAGTTTGGATTGACTGCCGGCTTCGATATCGGAGCCGAACAAAAAGTAAAAGGAAGTAATCAATATAATATTTGGTATACTCCGGTTTTAATTGTAAAATACAATGCCACCGATAAACTGAGTTTTACAGTAAGAGGAGAATATTATCAGGATGAAAAAGGAGTCATTATTTCTACAGGTACAGAAAATGGTTTCAAAACTTTCGGATATTCTTTAAACTTAGACTATCAGATTTCCCCCAATCTTGTCTGGCGAACTGAAATTAGAAATTTAAGTAGTAAAGATGCTATCTTTATGAACAGAACAGATGAGTTTAATAAAAATAGTTTGACAGCAACTACAGCATTGGCAATTTCATTTTAA
- a CDS encoding sensor protein KdpD: MNESRKSAEEFLHLINSSKRGKLKIYIGMSAGVGKTYRMLQEAHVLLQNGIDVKIGYVETHNRKETHDLLEGLPIIPRRKLFYKGKELDELDVPAIIVLRPEIVIIDELAHTNIEGSKNKKRWQDVFEILDAGINVISAVNIQHLESLNDEVKTVTGIEVTERIPDTVLASADEVVNIDLTADELITRLKEGKIYDQSKISSALSNFFKNENILQLRELALKEVASQVTRKVETEIITGKTLKKERFLACISSNETTAKNVIRKTARLASYYNSQWFLLYVQVPRESADRIALNKQRHLINNFRLATELGAEIIKVQSENIAMTIMEQCEERKITTVCIGKPHLDIWRIILATDTFNSLLKRLSKQNVDLVILS; this comes from the coding sequence ATGAATGAATCACGAAAATCTGCAGAAGAATTTCTTCACCTGATTAACAGTTCAAAACGCGGTAAACTGAAAATTTACATCGGGATGAGTGCAGGCGTAGGAAAAACCTACAGAATGCTGCAGGAAGCTCATGTACTTCTTCAAAACGGAATTGATGTGAAAATAGGATATGTGGAAACGCATAATCGTAAAGAAACGCACGATTTATTGGAAGGTTTGCCTATTATTCCCAGAAGAAAATTATTTTACAAAGGCAAAGAGCTTGATGAACTTGATGTTCCTGCGATTATTGTTCTCCGTCCAGAAATTGTGATTATCGATGAGTTGGCGCATACTAATATTGAAGGTAGCAAAAATAAAAAAAGATGGCAGGATGTTTTTGAGATTTTAGATGCCGGAATTAATGTCATCAGCGCAGTGAATATTCAGCATTTGGAAAGCCTCAATGATGAGGTGAAAACTGTCACAGGAATAGAAGTCACAGAAAGAATTCCAGACACTGTTTTGGCTTCTGCTGATGAGGTTGTGAATATTGACCTTACCGCTGATGAATTGATTACCCGACTAAAAGAAGGGAAAATTTACGACCAAAGTAAAATCTCTTCTGCGCTGAGTAATTTTTTTAAAAATGAAAATATTCTTCAGCTTCGTGAGTTAGCATTGAAAGAAGTAGCGTCGCAGGTGACCAGAAAAGTGGAAACCGAAATTATAACCGGAAAGACTTTAAAAAAAGAAAGATTTCTTGCCTGCATCAGCTCAAACGAAACAACGGCTAAAAATGTAATCAGAAAAACGGCAAGGTTGGCAAGTTACTATAACAGTCAGTGGTTTTTGTTATATGTACAGGTTCCTCGTGAGTCGGCAGACAGAATTGCATTGAATAAACAAAGACATCTCATCAATAACTTCAGATTAGCTACAGAATTGGGTGCAGAAATCATCAAAGTTCAAAGTGAAAATATTGCAATGACAATTATGGAACAATGTGAAGAACGTAAGATTACCACCGTATGTATTGGCAAACCACATCTGGATATCTGGAGAATAATTCTGGCAACAGACACTTTCAATTCCTTGCTCAAAAGACTTTCAAAACAGAACGTAGATTTAGTAATTTTGTCATAA
- a CDS encoding DUF7674 family protein, translating into MLKKINRFTAVEYLKVFFPTVRKEIVALSEQNNFPGVVQVAVDDIKVLTENSNVQKINISIKRMYWIYKNGNSYIRYIIENLFVRSFGALRKNLKPQQWKFIYQEIPKDFRNVYSDQTKKDQNLKL; encoded by the coding sequence ATGTTGAAAAAAATAAACAGATTCACTGCTGTAGAATATCTGAAAGTTTTTTTTCCAACAGTTAGAAAAGAGATTGTAGCGCTTTCTGAGCAAAATAATTTTCCAGGAGTTGTACAGGTTGCAGTAGATGATATAAAAGTGCTTACAGAAAATTCAAATGTACAGAAAATTAATATTTCAATTAAAAGAATGTACTGGATTTACAAAAATGGAAACTCTTACATCAGATACATTATAGAAAATCTTTTTGTACGTTCATTCGGAGCCTTAAGAAAAAATCTAAAACCACAACAATGGAAATTTATCTATCAGGAAATTCCAAAAGATTTTAGAAATGTGTACAGTGATCAAACAAAAAAAGATCAAAATTTAAAACTATAG
- a CDS encoding K(+)-transporting ATPase subunit C, with product MKTHILPAIKLTALCIILLAIVYPISIWAIAQLSPNHGKGDLITHNDKTYYANIGQSFTSDKYFWSRHSAVDYNAAGSGGSNKGPSNEEYLKLVQARIDTFLMKNPGIAKSEIPADLVTASGSGLDPNISVQAAKIQAKRIAKSRNMYEKKINDLIAQHTEKPLMGMFGPEKINVLKLNIALDELSGK from the coding sequence ATGAAAACACATATTTTACCTGCAATAAAATTGACTGCTTTGTGCATCATTCTTCTTGCGATTGTTTATCCGATTTCTATTTGGGCAATTGCTCAGCTTTCACCAAATCATGGAAAAGGAGATTTGATTACACACAATGACAAAACCTACTATGCCAATATCGGACAGTCTTTTACCAGCGATAAATATTTTTGGTCAAGACATTCTGCGGTTGATTACAATGCTGCAGGTTCTGGAGGAAGCAACAAAGGTCCATCAAATGAAGAATATCTTAAATTAGTTCAGGCTCGTATTGATACTTTTTTAATGAAAAATCCGGGGATAGCAAAGTCAGAAATTCCTGCAGATTTAGTAACCGCAAGCGGAAGCGGTCTCGACCCGAATATTTCAGTTCAGGCTGCGAAAATTCAGGCAAAAAGAATTGCTAAAAGCAGAAACATGTATGAGAAAAAAATTAATGACCTCATCGCTCAACATACAGAAAAACCTTTGATGGGAATGTTTGGTCCTGAAAAAATCAATGTTCTTAAATTGAATATCGCACTAGACGAATTAAGCGGAAAATAA
- the kdpB gene encoding potassium-transporting ATPase subunit KdpB, with product MTQNKSLFQKELVQEALKQSFVKLNPKLMFKNPVMFLVWLGTLVMFFVSIWTLTGEKSQGSFAYNFTVFIILLLTVLFGNFAEAIAEARGKAQADSLRKTREETPAKLQNGDTISSSKLQKGDVFVCEAGDIIPSDGEIIEGLATIDESAITGESAPVIREAGGDKSSVTGGTKVLSDKIVVQVTTQPGESFLDKMIALVEGASRQKTPNEIALTILLAGFTLVFIIVCVTLKPFADYSNVTITIASFISLFVCLIPTTIGGLLSAIGIAGMDRALRANVITKSGRAVETAGDIDVLLLDKTGTITIGNRKATSFYPADKVDEKQLIKAAVLSSMADETPEGKSIIELAGINPLSYEINNPKFIKFTAETRSSGVDYDETRIRKGATDAIRRISESAGHTFPQEIDLKVKEISQNGGTPLVVSENEKVLGVIELQDIIKPGISERFDRLRKMGIKTVMVTGDNPLTAKFIAEKAGVDDFIAEAKPEDKMNYIKKEQNDGRLVAMMGDGTNDAPALAQADVGVAMNSGTQAAKEAGNMVDLDNDPTKLIEVVEIGKQLLMTRGTLTTFSIANDVAKYFAIIPALFITAIPALQGLNIMNLHSPESAILSAVIFNAIIIPILIPLALKGVAYKPIGASALLRRNLLIFGLGGVIIPFIGIKIIDLIVSLFF from the coding sequence ATGACTCAAAATAAATCTTTGTTTCAAAAAGAATTGGTTCAGGAAGCATTGAAACAGTCTTTTGTGAAACTAAATCCTAAACTAATGTTTAAAAACCCTGTCATGTTTCTCGTATGGCTTGGTACATTAGTAATGTTCTTTGTTAGCATCTGGACTTTGACAGGAGAAAAATCTCAGGGAAGCTTTGCGTATAATTTCACCGTATTTATCATTCTTCTACTGACTGTTCTGTTTGGAAACTTTGCCGAAGCCATTGCCGAAGCAAGAGGAAAAGCTCAGGCAGACAGTCTTCGTAAAACGAGAGAAGAAACTCCCGCAAAACTTCAAAATGGTGATACAATTTCGTCATCCAAATTACAGAAAGGAGATGTGTTTGTTTGTGAAGCAGGAGATATTATTCCTTCAGACGGAGAAATCATCGAAGGTCTTGCTACGATTGATGAAAGTGCGATTACCGGAGAATCTGCTCCCGTAATTCGTGAAGCAGGGGGTGATAAAAGCTCTGTAACAGGAGGAACAAAAGTTTTGTCAGATAAAATTGTAGTACAGGTAACTACGCAGCCGGGAGAAAGCTTTTTAGATAAAATGATTGCTTTAGTAGAAGGTGCTTCCAGACAGAAAACGCCGAACGAAATAGCATTAACCATTTTATTGGCAGGCTTTACATTAGTTTTTATTATTGTTTGTGTTACCTTAAAACCATTTGCTGATTATTCTAATGTTACAATCACTATTGCTTCGTTTATCTCTTTGTTTGTATGTCTTATTCCTACTACAATTGGTGGACTTTTATCAGCAATTGGAATTGCCGGAATGGATAGAGCGTTGCGCGCCAACGTGATTACAAAAAGTGGTAGAGCAGTAGAAACAGCAGGAGATATCGATGTTTTATTGCTAGATAAAACCGGAACAATCACCATCGGAAATCGTAAAGCAACAAGTTTTTATCCTGCTGACAAAGTTGATGAAAAACAATTAATAAAAGCAGCGGTTCTAAGCTCAATGGCAGATGAAACTCCTGAAGGAAAATCGATTATTGAGTTGGCTGGAATTAATCCTTTAAGCTATGAAATTAACAATCCTAAATTTATCAAATTTACTGCAGAAACCAGAAGCTCAGGAGTTGATTATGATGAAACCCGTATTCGAAAAGGAGCAACAGATGCTATTAGAAGAATATCAGAATCAGCCGGACATACTTTTCCTCAAGAAATAGATTTAAAAGTAAAAGAAATTTCTCAAAACGGAGGAACGCCTTTAGTAGTTTCAGAAAATGAAAAAGTTTTAGGAGTAATTGAGCTTCAGGACATTATTAAACCCGGAATCAGCGAACGTTTTGACCGTCTTAGAAAAATGGGTATTAAAACCGTAATGGTTACGGGTGATAATCCTTTAACGGCAAAGTTTATTGCTGAAAAAGCAGGGGTTGATGATTTTATCGCCGAAGCAAAACCGGAAGATAAAATGAATTACATCAAAAAAGAACAAAACGATGGTCGTTTGGTTGCGATGATGGGAGATGGTACCAATGATGCTCCAGCTTTAGCTCAGGCCGATGTAGGTGTTGCCATGAACAGCGGAACTCAGGCTGCAAAAGAAGCCGGAAATATGGTTGACCTAGATAATGACCCTACAAAACTGATAGAAGTTGTAGAAATTGGGAAGCAATTATTAATGACACGAGGAACATTGACGACATTCAGTATTGCCAATGATGTCGCCAAGTATTTTGCGATTATTCCGGCTTTGTTTATCACTGCAATTCCTGCTTTACAAGGTTTAAATATTATGAATCTTCACAGTCCGGAAAGTGCAATTTTGTCTGCGGTCATCTTCAATGCGATTATTATCCCGATATTAATTCCGTTGGCACTTAAAGGAGTGGCTTACAAACCTATTGGTGCATCGGCTTTGCTGAGACGCAATTTACTCATTTTTGGATTGGGTGGTGTGATAATTCCATTTATTGGTATTAAAATTATAGACCTCATCGTTTCCTTATTTTTCTAA
- a CDS encoding potassium-transporting ATPase subunit F — MTLLFLLSIAIFIYICYVLVKPEKF, encoded by the coding sequence ATGACCTTATTATTCCTTCTCTCAATAGCGATATTCATTTACATCTGCTATGTACTGGTAAAACCAGAGAAATTTTAA
- a CDS encoding OmpA family protein, protein MKSKLAILSLAIAVPSCVFAQDSLKVTNNGVYPNTFSSGSANVEPFTQSSKRFNDWSISFGAGVPLMQYADLTSLKFGEGAGKSMVGYSAYLSIDKAITHTFGLKLQYDRGETRQGAFNTKNAAPANASATGKYGGRTQYDAISILGDINFSNLFRRVDNKSPYRWALHGYGGIGTIGYRAYLKDEKGQRLVTDVTPIKNGISFFAQGGAGLKYKINKRWDVEGRVMYVVTTDDSFDGGDRVVNTLKDNNSDNFINATLGLSLKLGKHDSHLMWHDPMQEVYSRTEVLESKINDLESCKAGDADNDGVCDDWDRQLDTPAGARVDGSGVALDVDLDGVIDLYDKCVTVPGPVENNGCPVTNQETGVVAESETKLDGIEFELNSDKILSNNTPILNNAVSYINSSNASYTVVGASDARGSEVYNKNLSKKRASNVMQYLIKNGVESHKLDAQGNGKADLKYPECDPASKCPEWKNKANRRVYFKAK, encoded by the coding sequence ATGAAATCAAAATTAGCAATTCTATCGCTTGCGATAGCTGTGCCTTCATGCGTATTTGCGCAGGATTCTCTCAAAGTAACAAACAATGGAGTTTATCCAAACACATTCTCGTCAGGATCTGCAAATGTAGAGCCTTTTACACAGTCTTCTAAGAGATTTAATGACTGGTCTATTTCATTTGGTGCAGGTGTTCCGTTAATGCAGTATGCAGATCTTACTTCATTAAAATTTGGTGAGGGAGCCGGAAAAAGCATGGTTGGATACTCTGCTTATTTGAGTATTGATAAAGCAATTACCCATACATTCGGATTGAAGTTACAGTATGACCGCGGAGAGACTCGTCAGGGTGCTTTTAATACTAAAAATGCTGCTCCAGCAAATGCTTCTGCAACAGGAAAGTACGGTGGGAGAACTCAGTATGATGCTATTTCGATTTTAGGGGATATTAATTTCTCTAATCTTTTTAGAAGAGTGGATAATAAATCTCCATATAGATGGGCGTTGCACGGATATGGTGGTATAGGAACTATAGGATATAGAGCTTATCTGAAAGATGAAAAAGGACAGCGTCTGGTAACAGATGTTACTCCAATTAAAAATGGTATTTCATTTTTTGCACAGGGTGGTGCCGGTTTGAAATATAAAATCAACAAAAGATGGGATGTTGAAGGAAGAGTGATGTATGTAGTTACTACAGACGATAGTTTTGATGGTGGAGACAGAGTAGTGAATACGCTGAAAGATAATAATTCTGATAATTTTATCAATGCTACCCTTGGTCTTTCATTAAAGTTAGGTAAACACGACTCACACTTAATGTGGCACGACCCAATGCAGGAAGTCTATTCTAGAACAGAAGTTTTAGAATCTAAAATCAATGATCTTGAATCTTGCAAAGCTGGTGATGCTGATAATGACGGTGTTTGCGATGATTGGGACAGACAATTAGATACTCCTGCAGGAGCAAGAGTTGATGGTTCGGGTGTTGCGCTTGATGTTGATTTAGATGGAGTAATTGATTTGTATGATAAATGTGTAACAGTTCCTGGGCCTGTAGAGAATAACGGCTGTCCGGTTACAAACCAAGAAACGGGTGTTGTTGCAGAATCTGAAACTAAATTAGATGGAATTGAATTTGAATTGAATTCAGATAAAATTTTGTCAAACAATACTCCGATTTTGAATAACGCAGTGAGTTATATTAATTCTTCAAATGCTTCTTACACCGTTGTAGGAGCTTCAGATGCAAGAGGAAGTGAAGTATACAATAAAAATTTATCCAAAAAAAGAGCAAGTAATGTAATGCAGTATTTGATTAAAAACGGAGTAGAATCTCATAAACTTGATGCACAGGGAAATGGAAAAGCAGATTTAAAGTATCCTGAATGTGATCCTGCCTCAAAATGTCCTGAATGGAAAAACAAAGCCAATAGAAGAGTGTATTTTAAAGCAAAATAA
- a CDS encoding DUF7674 family protein → MNHTDAVKEIVKIIPESEEEFKESYKTKTPFMVISVFTKQIKKLIKNHDQKILMKSITKMNLLYNKGDQALKNAIENIFIYSLDSLTFCCEPAYKELIFARMSPGLQNNYLRQVYKSGI, encoded by the coding sequence ATGAATCATACAGACGCTGTAAAAGAAATCGTAAAAATCATTCCTGAATCTGAGGAAGAATTTAAAGAATCTTACAAAACCAAAACACCATTTATGGTAATCAGTGTTTTCACCAAACAAATAAAAAAGCTGATTAAAAATCACGATCAGAAAATTCTGATGAAGTCGATTACCAAGATGAATCTGCTTTACAACAAAGGAGATCAGGCATTAAAAAACGCTATCGAAAATATTTTCATCTATTCTTTAGATAGCCTTACGTTTTGCTGCGAACCGGCATACAAAGAATTGATTTTTGCGAGAATGTCTCCGGGTCTTCAAAATAATTATTTGCGTCAAGTTTATAAATCTGGAATTTAA
- the kdpA gene encoding potassium-transporting ATPase subunit KdpA, with product MNTEVLGVVAMFLITLLLAIPFGKYISKVYTGEKTFLDPVFKPIERFFYKISGINTDHEMNWKQHLTALLTINVLWFFLSMLVLMNMSWLPLNPDGNPDMSPDLAFNTTISFLVNCNLQHYSGETGMSYLGQMWLMFLQFVSAATGMAASIVIFKAFREKSTEKLGNFYDYFLKSTTRILLPLSFLMGVVMVFQGMPMTFSGKDKMITLEGKNVDVSTGPVAVFVPIKHVGTNGGGFFGANGAHPLENPTYFTNMVEMFAQFIIPMAMVFAFGHFIRRKRFGYMIFGVMTVGFLLLAVPTVIMEMNGNPAISQMGIDQSLGAMEGKEIRFGAAASGFWSIVTTVISTGSINSMHDSAMPLSGMTQMLAMMVNAFYGGDGAGILNIFIYIILAVFISGLMVGRTPEFMGKKIEAREMKIAMIVALFHPFLILVGTAIATYFPEVGTSTLNNPGFHGFSEVLYEYTSSAANNGSGFEGLGDNNLFWNISTGIVLLLGRFLPIIGPIAIAGLLAKKKYIPEGEGTLKTDTSTFGLMTFAVIAIIAALAFFPALALGPIAEYFSMKSL from the coding sequence ATGAACACTGAAGTTTTAGGCGTTGTAGCGATGTTTTTAATAACATTGCTACTGGCGATACCTTTTGGAAAGTATATTTCAAAAGTCTACACAGGAGAAAAAACATTTCTTGATCCTGTTTTCAAACCCATAGAGAGGTTTTTCTACAAAATATCAGGGATTAATACTGATCATGAAATGAACTGGAAGCAGCATCTCACAGCTCTTTTAACAATCAATGTCTTATGGTTTTTCCTAAGCATGTTGGTTTTGATGAATATGAGTTGGCTTCCTCTCAATCCAGACGGAAATCCGGATATGTCGCCGGATTTGGCATTCAATACAACCATTTCTTTCTTGGTTAATTGCAACTTACAGCATTATTCAGGAGAAACCGGGATGAGCTATCTGGGACAGATGTGGTTGATGTTCCTTCAATTTGTTTCTGCAGCAACAGGAATGGCTGCCTCAATCGTAATTTTTAAAGCTTTCAGAGAAAAATCTACCGAAAAACTGGGGAATTTTTACGACTATTTCCTTAAATCAACAACCAGAATTTTATTGCCTCTTTCATTTTTAATGGGTGTGGTAATGGTTTTTCAGGGAATGCCAATGACTTTCAGCGGGAAAGATAAAATGATTACACTCGAAGGTAAAAATGTAGACGTTTCTACAGGACCTGTTGCAGTATTTGTTCCGATTAAACATGTAGGAACTAATGGTGGAGGCTTTTTTGGAGCTAATGGAGCACATCCACTTGAAAACCCAACTTACTTTACCAATATGGTTGAGATGTTTGCTCAGTTTATCATTCCAATGGCAATGGTTTTTGCATTCGGACATTTTATCCGCAGAAAGAGATTCGGATATATGATTTTTGGAGTCATGACGGTTGGATTCCTTTTGTTGGCGGTACCGACAGTTATTATGGAAATGAATGGTAATCCCGCAATCAGTCAGATGGGAATTGACCAATCATTAGGTGCAATGGAAGGAAAAGAAATTCGTTTCGGAGCGGCGGCTTCAGGTTTTTGGAGTATTGTAACTACGGTTATTTCTACCGGGTCTATTAATTCTATGCATGACAGTGCAATGCCACTTTCAGGGATGACCCAAATGCTTGCCATGATGGTGAATGCTTTCTATGGCGGTGACGGAGCAGGAATCCTAAATATATTCATTTATATAATTCTTGCCGTATTCATCAGTGGACTAATGGTAGGCCGTACTCCTGAATTTATGGGTAAAAAAATTGAAGCCCGTGAAATGAAAATTGCGATGATTGTAGCACTATTTCATCCGTTTCTAATTCTTGTAGGAACTGCAATAGCTACTTATTTTCCGGAAGTGGGTACTTCTACACTCAATAATCCCGGATTTCATGGTTTCAGCGAAGTATTGTATGAATATACATCTTCTGCTGCCAACAACGGAAGTGGTTTCGAAGGCTTAGGCGATAATAATCTTTTCTGGAATATTTCTACAGGAATTGTATTGCTTCTCGGTCGTTTCTTGCCAATTATTGGTCCTATCGCAATTGCAGGATTACTGGCTAAGAAAAAATACATTCCGGAAGGGGAAGGAACGCTGAAAACTGATACCTCAACCTTTGGGTTAATGACTTTTGCAGTGATTGCCATTATTGCAGCACTAGCTTTCTTTCCGGCATTAGCTTTAGGGCCTATTGCAGAATATTTTTCAATGAAATCGCTATGA
- a CDS encoding sigma-54-dependent transcriptional regulator: MNTILIIDDEAKIRSLLSRIISLEGFEVFEASNLKSGLKKLETSEIDIVICDVKLPDGNGVEFSKIIKERFATVEIILLTAFGNIPDGVLAIKNGAFDYITKGDDNTRILPLVYKAAEKVALNKRVLQLEKQLDTKQSFSSIIGQSDSFSAAISSAQKVAGTDATVLLTGETGTGKEVFAQAIHHASKRNKKTFVAINCSAFGKDLLENELFGHKAGAFTGAMKDSKGIFEEANQGTVFLDEIGEMPLDLQAKLLRVLESGEFLKVGDSKPTKTDVRIISATNRNLETEIENGNFREDLYYRINIFQIKLPSLRERVADIELLVKFFLKSFSLKTGKNITSASPDYLKALKNHSWRGNIRELRNVIERSVILTDSPELGIESLPIDIAVYNNEKDTLQTKLMSAFSMASAEKMQIQKVLNHTKGNKAEAARLLEIGIATLYRKIEEYKVS; the protein is encoded by the coding sequence TTGAATACTATTTTAATTATCGACGACGAAGCGAAAATAAGGTCGCTTTTGTCACGCATCATCAGTCTTGAAGGATTTGAAGTTTTCGAAGCAAGCAATCTGAAGAGTGGATTAAAAAAACTTGAAACCTCAGAAATTGACATTGTGATTTGCGATGTTAAATTGCCCGATGGAAATGGTGTGGAATTCTCAAAAATAATTAAAGAGAGATTTGCTACCGTAGAAATTATTCTGTTAACCGCATTTGGAAACATTCCCGATGGTGTTCTTGCGATTAAAAATGGAGCTTTCGATTATATTACAAAAGGAGATGACAATACTCGAATTCTTCCGCTTGTCTATAAAGCTGCAGAAAAAGTAGCGCTCAATAAACGGGTTTTACAACTCGAAAAACAATTAGATACCAAACAATCATTTAGCAGCATTATTGGTCAGTCAGATTCGTTTTCTGCCGCAATTTCATCGGCTCAGAAAGTTGCAGGAACAGATGCTACGGTTCTTTTAACAGGTGAAACAGGTACCGGGAAAGAAGTTTTTGCGCAGGCCATTCACCACGCAAGCAAAAGAAACAAAAAAACTTTTGTTGCCATCAATTGTTCAGCTTTTGGCAAAGACTTGTTAGAAAACGAACTATTTGGCCACAAAGCAGGTGCTTTTACAGGCGCTATGAAAGATAGCAAAGGTATTTTTGAAGAAGCGAATCAGGGAACCGTTTTTCTTGATGAAATAGGAGAGATGCCATTAGATTTGCAGGCAAAACTATTACGTGTTTTGGAATCTGGTGAATTTCTGAAAGTTGGAGACAGTAAACCTACCAAAACCGATGTCAGAATCATTTCTGCCACCAATAGAAATCTTGAAACGGAGATTGAAAATGGAAACTTCCGTGAAGATTTATATTATAGGATTAATATTTTTCAGATAAAACTTCCTTCATTGCGAGAAAGAGTTGCAGATATTGAATTGTTGGTTAAATTCTTTCTGAAAAGTTTTTCGCTTAAAACAGGAAAAAATATAACCTCAGCTTCTCCAGATTATTTAAAAGCTTTAAAAAATCATTCTTGGAGAGGCAATATTCGTGAACTTCGAAACGTAATCGAGCGAAGTGTTATTCTCACCGATTCTCCCGAACTAGGGATAGAAAGTCTTCCTATCGATATTGCCGTGTACAATAACGAAAAAGATACTCTACAAACAAAACTCATGTCTGCGTTTTCTATGGCAAGTGCCGAAAAAATGCAGATTCAGAAAGTTCTCAATCATACAAAAGGCAATAAAGCTGAAGCCGCTCGATTACTCGAAATCGGTATTGCAACCTTGTACAGAAAGATTGAAGAATATAAAGTCTCGTAG